A single region of the Solwaraspora sp. WMMD791 genome encodes:
- a CDS encoding helix-turn-helix transcriptional regulator — translation MIKLPPEILERTDVRQALKAGDWTTVLQVVTTETRVSQTEIAQAVGISQPHVSRLLTGRSRDPGLRTVRALCDGLGIPRSLAGLLDEQESDTNRRQFVAAAAAATGVALVGTAAGGVPLESRDDEQLLTIPSTTYRRLEQRMSARSLLPPVSAHLALIRQLASRNERSPVHTRQLYSVLSETAGLTAWLYVDVDDRANARRHYQLAVHAADRSGHPLLLAYMRASLGQFAANCGDAREAVQIVASARLALPRSAPAISTVWMDAIESLALAEAGDKKSLHLLNHAEDRLAKARNDEPVWPWIFRFDHQKLASFRAQVASKLDQPNLASRALSIAASGPAQSPKAKALSDVLRAEILAKSGRLDEACNIACEAFDAGKKYESEKILQSVSRFREAIGGRAGKLTLDLDDRLYGRYQEDR, via the coding sequence ATGATCAAGCTGCCACCCGAGATCCTGGAGCGAACGGATGTACGCCAGGCGTTGAAGGCCGGCGACTGGACTACCGTCCTTCAGGTCGTCACGACCGAAACTCGGGTGTCGCAGACGGAGATCGCGCAAGCCGTTGGCATATCGCAGCCACACGTTTCCCGCCTGCTCACCGGACGGAGCCGAGATCCAGGGCTTCGCACCGTGCGGGCACTTTGCGACGGCCTGGGGATACCCCGATCTCTGGCCGGCTTGCTGGATGAACAGGAGAGTGACACGAACCGCCGCCAATTCGTCGCCGCAGCCGCAGCAGCCACGGGGGTTGCCCTAGTCGGCACAGCTGCTGGAGGCGTTCCCCTCGAATCACGCGACGACGAGCAACTACTGACCATCCCCTCGACCACCTACCGCAGACTAGAGCAGCGCATGTCTGCGCGTAGCCTCCTTCCGCCTGTGAGCGCACACCTTGCGCTCATCCGCCAACTCGCATCGCGGAACGAACGCTCACCTGTACACACCCGCCAGCTTTACTCGGTGCTCAGCGAAACCGCTGGGCTGACCGCGTGGCTGTACGTCGATGTCGACGACCGAGCCAACGCCCGCCGCCACTACCAACTCGCGGTCCATGCGGCAGATCGGTCTGGACACCCACTGCTCCTTGCATACATGCGGGCGAGCCTGGGCCAGTTCGCAGCGAACTGCGGCGACGCACGCGAAGCCGTCCAGATTGTCGCATCCGCTCGCCTAGCCCTTCCCCGCTCAGCGCCCGCTATCTCTACGGTCTGGATGGACGCGATCGAGTCACTCGCGCTCGCTGAGGCTGGCGACAAAAAGTCGCTTCACCTCCTGAACCATGCCGAGGATCGCCTAGCGAAGGCCCGAAACGATGAACCCGTCTGGCCTTGGATCTTTCGCTTCGATCACCAAAAACTGGCATCGTTTCGAGCGCAAGTCGCAAGCAAGCTGGATCAGCCCAACCTGGCCAGCCGGGCGCTCTCTATAGCAGCCAGCGGTCCAGCTCAAAGCCCGAAAGCCAAAGCCTTATCCGACGTCCTTCGAGCAGAGATCCTGGCGAAGTCGGGACGCCTCGACGAGGCATGCAACATTGCCTGTGAGGCTTTCGACGCAGGCAAGAAGTATGAGTCAGAGAAGATCCTCCAATCAGTCTCGCGGTTCCGCGAAGCCATCGGAGGACGGGCCGGAAAGCTGACCCTCGATCTTGACGATCGACTCTACGGAAGATACCAGGAGGATCGTTAG
- a CDS encoding GNAT family N-acetyltransferase, with the protein MAAVLTVRAATVADVEPLGELLAQSCVVDPVVAWLIGDHALRYLTMHQFFTAELEFGIRHGIVDVVGHCDGVAVWYPHPADRLLGAEHQRRRLRSCGDRHGPYAHYTFTAGRLEPTGRHHHLAFLAAAPWLRRKGIGSTLLAAHHARLDRIGMPAVVEASSVRQRAFYERHGYRVVRLAHLPAGGPPLWAMRRSSDPVDQPPMAAALRVG; encoded by the coding sequence GTGGCGGCCGTGCTGACCGTACGGGCGGCGACGGTCGCCGACGTGGAGCCGTTGGGGGAGTTGTTGGCGCAGTCGTGTGTGGTGGATCCGGTGGTGGCGTGGCTGATCGGCGATCACGCGCTGCGGTATCTGACGATGCATCAGTTCTTCACCGCCGAGCTGGAGTTCGGGATACGGCACGGGATCGTCGATGTGGTCGGGCACTGCGACGGGGTGGCGGTCTGGTATCCGCACCCGGCGGACCGGCTGCTGGGTGCGGAGCATCAGCGGCGCAGGTTGCGGTCGTGTGGTGACCGGCATGGCCCGTACGCGCACTACACGTTCACGGCCGGCCGGCTGGAGCCGACCGGCCGGCATCATCATCTGGCGTTCCTGGCGGCCGCCCCCTGGCTGAGACGCAAAGGGATCGGGTCGACGCTGCTGGCCGCGCACCACGCCCGGCTGGACCGGATCGGGATGCCGGCGGTGGTGGAGGCGAGCAGCGTGCGGCAGCGGGCGTTCTACGAACGCCACGGTTACCGCGTCGTCCGGCTCGCCCACTTGCCGGCCGGCGGCCCGCCGTTGTGGGCGATGCGCCGCTCCAGCGACCCGGTCGACCAACCACCGATGGCCGCCGCACTGCGCGTCGGCTGA
- a CDS encoding helix-turn-helix domain-containing protein, producing MPARIALGQAVYDRRVALGLSQAELAARAGTTQTVISRLEGGAVTPTLPLLHRLAGALEGELDIKITGTSTRAEYPLAS from the coding sequence GTGCCCGCCCGCATCGCCCTCGGGCAGGCCGTTTACGACCGTCGGGTCGCGCTCGGCCTGAGCCAGGCCGAGCTCGCCGCTCGGGCTGGCACCACCCAGACCGTGATCTCGCGGCTCGAAGGCGGCGCGGTCACGCCGACGCTCCCGCTGCTGCATCGCCTGGCCGGAGCACTGGAGGGCGAGCTGGACATCAAGATCACCGGCACCAGCACCCGTGCGGAGTACCCTCTCGCTTCGTGA
- a CDS encoding type II toxin-antitoxin system VapC family toxin — translation MAFLLDTNVVSELRKTNPNQNVIAWNKTHSAAEAYLSVLVVGEIRQGIERLRPRDPQRAESLQRWLTGLIASFRDRVLPVTTEIAIEWGRMNIPPAPPPVVDGLIAATAKVHRLTLVTRNVADVSRTGVSTVNPFDPH, via the coding sequence TTGGCATTTCTGCTGGATACCAACGTGGTGTCGGAACTGCGTAAGACAAACCCGAACCAGAACGTCATCGCGTGGAACAAGACACATTCGGCCGCCGAGGCCTACCTGAGCGTGCTCGTGGTAGGTGAGATCCGGCAGGGAATCGAGCGGCTTCGCCCGCGTGACCCGCAGCGCGCTGAGTCACTTCAGCGCTGGCTGACCGGCCTGATCGCGAGCTTCCGAGATCGGGTGCTGCCCGTGACGACCGAGATAGCGATCGAGTGGGGCCGGATGAATATCCCGCCTGCGCCACCACCGGTCGTCGACGGACTGATCGCGGCGACCGCGAAAGTCCACCGCCTCACCCTGGTCACCCGCAACGTCGCCGACGTCTCTCGGACCGGGGTCAGCACCGTCAACCCCTTCGATCCGCACTGA
- a CDS encoding type II toxin-antitoxin system Phd/YefM family antitoxin, with translation MHWQVQEAKQRFSEVLRAAERGEPQIVTKHGEEVAVVIDISEYRRLRGEQTSFMEYLRSNPDMDDDFEIERQQDLPRDIDLAG, from the coding sequence ATGCACTGGCAGGTCCAAGAGGCGAAACAGAGGTTCAGCGAGGTGCTTCGCGCAGCTGAGCGGGGTGAGCCGCAGATCGTGACGAAGCACGGCGAGGAGGTGGCCGTGGTCATCGACATCTCGGAGTACCGCCGTCTCCGCGGCGAACAGACCAGCTTCATGGAGTATCTTCGCAGCAATCCCGACATGGACGACGACTTCGAGATCGAACGCCAGCAGGATCTCCCCCGCGACATCGACCTGGCTGGCTGA
- a CDS encoding class IV adenylate cyclase, translating to MREVEVKYRVQDREALLVALTARGIEPGPPVVQDDQAYAPQSWSYGDSKLGVPFVRLRTVDGRHIFTLKRPADNALACDEYETAVTDRDQMHAAILAMGFRATVRIAKVRRTAELPDGVLCVDDVAGLGTFLELERIVSDGVPGVAVQAELAAFVAALGVAASRTDETYDSLVRAALASA from the coding sequence GTGCGCGAGGTCGAGGTCAAGTACCGAGTCCAGGATCGGGAAGCGTTGCTCGTCGCGCTCACCGCACGCGGCATCGAGCCGGGCCCGCCGGTCGTGCAGGACGATCAGGCGTACGCCCCGCAAAGCTGGTCGTACGGCGACAGCAAGCTCGGCGTCCCCTTCGTACGGCTGCGGACCGTCGACGGTCGGCACATCTTCACCCTGAAGCGTCCCGCCGACAACGCGCTGGCCTGCGACGAGTACGAGACGGCGGTGACCGACCGCGACCAGATGCACGCCGCGATCCTGGCGATGGGCTTCCGCGCCACCGTGCGAATCGCGAAAGTACGCCGTACCGCCGAATTGCCCGACGGCGTGCTGTGCGTCGACGACGTCGCCGGCCTCGGCACCTTCCTTGAGTTGGAACGCATCGTCTCGGACGGCGTGCCCGGCGTGGCGGTGCAGGCCGAGTTGGCGGCGTTCGTCGCCGCGCTCGGCGTGGCGGCGTCCCGCACCGACGAGACGTACGACTCGCTGGTCCGCGCGGCCCTCGCCTCAGCCTGA
- a CDS encoding cytochrome P450 produces MSEAETLRSAGVRDCPFHHANGLEFDPLLSKLLKEDPVARIRMRYGTEEAWLATRYRDVQVVTEDRRFSRAAVVGRDLPRMTPEPIAHPDAINLMDPPAHTRLRRVIASGLSPGAVERLRPHAEQIVDRLLDELVAEGAPADLVGHFSDHLPLAVMSTMFGIPEQDRDWLRRRTISIMTIAPEGGTAASDAKADLREYFTDLVARRRREGGNDLLSAMCQADSTDEPLSDSELAMLGQVLMVAGHDTLTYEISNIVYVLLTHEAVLAQICARPERLPRAIEELLRFIPFRQGVGIARIAMEDVELGGRFIRAGDAVHVSYLTANRDGEVFPQPDEIDVDRTPKPHMTFGYGPHRCPGAQLARMELQVAIGALLHRFPSLRLAVDPDDIEWNASSIWRFPVALPVRW; encoded by the coding sequence ATGAGTGAGGCCGAAACGCTCCGTAGCGCTGGAGTCCGGGATTGTCCCTTCCACCACGCCAACGGGCTCGAGTTCGACCCGCTGCTGTCGAAGCTGCTCAAAGAGGATCCAGTCGCACGGATTCGCATGCGGTACGGAACCGAGGAAGCATGGTTGGCGACCAGGTACCGCGACGTGCAAGTAGTCACCGAGGATCGTCGGTTCAGCCGTGCGGCCGTCGTCGGTCGGGACCTGCCGAGGATGACACCCGAGCCCATCGCGCACCCGGATGCCATCAACCTCATGGACCCGCCTGCCCACACACGTTTGCGTCGGGTCATCGCCAGCGGTCTGAGCCCCGGGGCAGTCGAGCGTCTGCGGCCCCACGCCGAGCAAATCGTGGACAGGCTCCTGGATGAACTCGTTGCCGAGGGTGCGCCAGCGGATCTGGTTGGGCACTTTTCCGACCATCTTCCCCTCGCGGTGATGAGTACAATGTTCGGCATACCCGAGCAAGACCGTGACTGGCTGCGGCGGCGCACGATCTCGATCATGACCATTGCGCCTGAGGGCGGCACTGCGGCAAGTGACGCGAAGGCCGATTTGCGAGAGTACTTCACGGATCTGGTGGCACGCCGCCGGCGAGAGGGCGGCAACGACCTCCTGAGCGCGATGTGCCAGGCGGACAGCACGGACGAGCCGCTGAGTGACAGCGAACTGGCCATGCTCGGTCAGGTTCTCATGGTCGCGGGCCACGACACACTCACCTACGAGATCAGCAACATCGTTTATGTCTTGCTCACCCACGAGGCCGTCCTGGCTCAGATCTGTGCTCGCCCAGAGCGGCTTCCGAGGGCGATCGAGGAGTTGCTGCGTTTCATCCCGTTCCGGCAAGGCGTCGGCATCGCCCGGATAGCCATGGAAGACGTGGAACTCGGAGGCCGCTTCATCCGCGCCGGCGATGCTGTGCACGTGTCGTATCTGACCGCGAACCGAGACGGCGAGGTCTTCCCTCAGCCGGACGAGATCGATGTGGACCGGACACCCAAGCCGCACATGACATTCGGGTACGGCCCACACCGTTGTCCTGGAGCTCAGCTGGCTCGTATGGAGCTGCAGGTGGCGATCGGGGCGTTACTGCACCGGTTCCCGAGCCTGCGACTGGCTGTCGATCCAGACGACATCGAGTGGAACGCGAGCTCCATTTGGCGTTTTCCAGTCGCCCTTCCGGTCCGATGGTGA
- a CDS encoding nuclear transport factor 2 family protein — protein MGDYADDDIVLHPAWRTASDPGDLVGKATVLARQDALLKSHRGTMVMDVESISANDSFGTVLGTIRTQYPQVAAIPFCGVWRFRNGRIVEHWENAYNAQDDVRKLTQGHE, from the coding sequence ATGGGGGACTACGCGGACGACGACATCGTCCTGCACCCGGCCTGGCGTACCGCGAGTGATCCAGGCGACCTGGTCGGGAAAGCCACCGTCCTGGCCCGACAGGACGCACTGTTGAAGTCCCATCGCGGCACGATGGTGATGGATGTGGAGAGTATCAGCGCCAACGACAGCTTCGGGACGGTGCTCGGCACCATACGCACGCAGTATCCGCAGGTCGCGGCAATTCCGTTCTGCGGAGTCTGGAGGTTCCGCAACGGCCGGATCGTCGAGCATTGGGAAAACGCCTACAACGCCCAGGACGATGTGCGAAAGCTGACTCAAGGCCATGAGTGA
- a CDS encoding type III polyketide synthase, with product MPVLCKPAVAVPEFVVTLDETLELTRQVHAHHTKLSLALRLIGNTGVLKRHIVQPLQETLKHPGLTERTQIYVEQATARIPPVAQEAMHNAGLRAVDIDAIIVVSCTGFTMPPLSTWMINKLGFRLDAVQIPIAQLGCAAGGAAIGRAYDYSVAHPGSNVLIVACEFCSLGYQPTDLLVGNLLSNGLFGDAVAAAVVAGRDRSGLVIERVGSRLVPDTQDWISYMVKETGFHFLLDKRVPATMKQLAPELKAFVSETSRSIDEIDHFVIHAGGPRILDDLSLYLGIDPEKLDVSRRTLREYGNIASAVVLDVLRRKFDEAAMVDGETCLLAGFGPGITAEMMVGTWQC from the coding sequence GTGCCCGTACTCTGCAAACCTGCGGTTGCCGTTCCGGAATTCGTCGTCACGCTGGACGAGACACTCGAACTTACCCGACAGGTACATGCTCACCACACAAAATTGTCTCTTGCGCTCCGCCTGATCGGCAACACCGGCGTTCTCAAACGCCACATTGTTCAGCCGTTGCAAGAGACTTTGAAGCATCCGGGTCTCACCGAGCGCACACAGATTTACGTCGAGCAGGCGACAGCTCGGATTCCGCCGGTGGCCCAAGAGGCTATGCACAACGCGGGGCTGCGCGCCGTCGACATCGACGCGATCATCGTTGTCTCCTGCACCGGTTTCACCATGCCGCCGCTGAGCACTTGGATGATCAACAAGCTCGGCTTCCGCCTTGATGCAGTCCAGATTCCTATCGCCCAGCTGGGCTGTGCGGCAGGCGGGGCCGCGATCGGACGTGCCTATGACTACTCGGTTGCCCATCCCGGATCAAACGTCCTCATCGTCGCTTGCGAGTTCTGCTCGTTGGGTTATCAGCCGACCGATCTCCTGGTAGGTAATCTGCTTTCCAACGGTCTCTTCGGTGACGCGGTGGCAGCGGCCGTGGTGGCGGGCCGTGACCGAAGTGGTCTGGTCATCGAGCGGGTCGGTTCAAGGCTTGTGCCCGATACGCAGGACTGGATCTCCTACATGGTCAAGGAGACCGGTTTTCATTTCCTCCTGGACAAGCGGGTTCCCGCGACGATGAAGCAGCTCGCGCCGGAGCTGAAGGCATTCGTTTCGGAGACCTCAAGGTCGATCGATGAGATCGACCATTTTGTCATACATGCCGGCGGGCCACGAATCCTTGATGACCTGTCGCTGTATCTAGGCATCGACCCCGAGAAACTCGACGTCAGCCGCCGAACACTACGTGAGTATGGAAATATTGCCTCTGCGGTAGTGCTCGATGTTCTCCGTCGGAAATTCGATGAGGCTGCAATGGTCGACGGAGAGACCTGCCTCCTGGCCGGCTTCGGTCCCGGTATCACCGCAGAAATGATGGTGGGCACGTGGCAATGTTGA
- a CDS encoding histidine kinase, with translation MPTVVPAVTRRTVLLDTLLAFGVGVLDVALFSTVGANLDGSDPRSLHPLIITAYGLFGAVALIGRRRYPVVVLALACLHALVGTALVAGYQPVIALLVAVYTVGAYRPLRYSWLIGPALLPYAVIAGNEAWRAQQAGTGQFGPVLAALLAIYTVFVAGVWAVGHWAGLNRRRLVAAERRRAEAAARAVHAERQRISGELHDIVAHAVTVMVLQASGAQRVLRKDPDRAATALEQITAQGQQAIGELRRMLTLLRDDEPDGEPAGEPDDEPADRTDDRDSGPQPGLADLPALLDRFRGLGLTVHWEHTGTVQAVDPSVGLAVYRTVQEALTNVVRHAGRTAPATVRLDWQPTQLSVTVTNQQPTDRTTTDPDGPVVGLSTGNGLAGLRERLRLIGGHLAAGPAAPAGAAASAGPAGSAGPAGSAGFQVAATLPVATRPAALRLTADPGEPA, from the coding sequence ATGCCGACCGTCGTCCCGGCCGTCACCCGGCGGACCGTACTGCTCGACACGCTGTTGGCGTTCGGTGTCGGCGTGCTGGACGTGGCGCTGTTCTCCACGGTCGGCGCCAACCTCGACGGCAGCGACCCCCGGTCGCTGCACCCGCTGATCATCACGGCGTACGGCCTGTTCGGCGCGGTGGCGCTGATCGGGCGGCGACGGTACCCGGTCGTCGTACTGGCCCTCGCCTGTCTGCACGCGCTCGTCGGGACGGCGCTGGTGGCCGGCTACCAGCCGGTCATCGCGCTGCTGGTGGCGGTCTACACCGTCGGTGCCTACCGGCCGCTGCGCTACAGCTGGCTGATCGGCCCGGCGCTGCTGCCGTACGCGGTGATCGCCGGCAACGAGGCGTGGCGGGCGCAGCAGGCCGGCACCGGGCAGTTCGGGCCGGTGCTGGCCGCGCTGCTCGCGATCTACACGGTCTTCGTCGCCGGGGTCTGGGCGGTCGGCCACTGGGCGGGGCTGAACCGGCGGCGGCTGGTCGCCGCCGAGCGGCGGCGCGCCGAGGCGGCGGCCCGCGCGGTGCACGCCGAACGGCAGCGGATCTCCGGCGAGCTGCACGACATCGTGGCGCACGCCGTGACGGTGATGGTGCTGCAGGCCAGCGGCGCGCAGCGGGTGCTGCGCAAGGACCCGGACCGGGCGGCGACCGCGTTGGAGCAGATCACCGCGCAGGGTCAGCAGGCGATCGGTGAGCTGCGCCGGATGTTGACGCTGCTGCGCGACGACGAGCCCGACGGAGAGCCCGCCGGAGAGCCCGACGACGAGCCCGCCGACCGGACCGACGACCGGGACAGCGGGCCGCAGCCCGGGTTGGCCGACCTGCCGGCGCTGCTGGACCGGTTCCGCGGCCTCGGGCTCACCGTCCACTGGGAACACACCGGCACGGTGCAGGCCGTGGACCCCAGTGTCGGCCTGGCCGTGTACCGCACGGTGCAGGAGGCGCTCACCAACGTGGTCCGCCACGCCGGCCGTACGGCGCCGGCCACCGTACGGCTCGACTGGCAGCCGACGCAGCTGTCGGTCACCGTCACCAACCAGCAGCCGACCGACCGGACCACCACGGACCCGGACGGGCCGGTCGTCGGGCTGTCCACCGGCAACGGGCTGGCCGGCCTGCGGGAACGGCTCCGGCTGATCGGCGGGCACCTGGCGGCTGGTCCGGCTGCACCTGCCGGAGCCGCCGCGTCCGCCGGACCGGCAGGGTCCGCCGGACCGGCAGGGTCCGCCGGTTTCCAGGTGGCCGCGACGCTGCCGGTGGCCACCCGGCCGGCCGCCCTGCGGCTGACCGCCGACCCGGGGGAGCCGGCATGA
- a CDS encoding response regulator transcription factor, translated as MSIRVLLVDDQQLVRSGIAMLLAGEPDIEIVGECADGASAVAMAAARQPDVVLMDVRMPGMDGVAATREITSDDFAADPDRPVRVIILTTYHVDETVYAALRAGASGFLLKDAAPAELALAVRAATAGEAWLDPAVARTLIDDLTARPEPSIGVPGRLSALTGRERDVLVLVAHGLSNAEVARRLLVGEATVKTHLGRVLIKLGLRDRAQAVALAYQSGLVAPGSAP; from the coding sequence ATGAGCATCCGGGTGCTCCTGGTCGACGACCAACAGCTGGTCCGCTCCGGGATCGCGATGCTGCTGGCCGGTGAACCGGACATCGAGATCGTCGGCGAGTGCGCCGACGGCGCGTCGGCGGTCGCCATGGCCGCGGCCCGGCAGCCGGACGTCGTACTGATGGATGTCCGGATGCCCGGCATGGACGGCGTCGCCGCCACCCGCGAGATCACCTCGGACGACTTCGCCGCCGACCCCGACCGGCCGGTCCGGGTGATCATCCTGACCACCTACCACGTCGACGAGACGGTCTACGCGGCGCTGCGGGCCGGCGCGTCCGGCTTCCTGCTCAAGGATGCGGCACCGGCCGAACTGGCGCTCGCGGTCCGCGCGGCCACCGCCGGTGAAGCCTGGCTCGACCCGGCGGTGGCCCGCACCCTGATCGACGACCTCACCGCCCGACCGGAGCCGTCGATCGGCGTGCCCGGCCGGCTGTCCGCGCTGACCGGGCGGGAACGCGACGTGCTCGTCCTGGTCGCCCATGGCCTGTCCAATGCGGAGGTCGCCCGTCGGCTGCTGGTCGGCGAGGCCACCGTCAAGACCCACCTGGGCCGGGTGCTGATCAAGCTGGGGCTGCGCGACCGGGCCCAGGCGGTCGCGTTGGCCTACCAGAGCGGACTGGTCGCGCCCGGCTCCGCGCCGTAG
- a CDS encoding ricin-type beta-trefoil lectin domain protein: MSQGDPVDPWADVDPAVVVTGTPMGERSGDVGIDSAATTGAGGVSRSGPGGDRPPTRPRRPALLLGALGTVAVVLTIATAVALANRADEIGTPGAVALTGEPAASSAEPEDPRTPDPAAPSPSATPSPTASPAGPDRQADAAAASPTSPAASAQPPADAGADPVLRAGLLASGASGRCLTGSGELDTVVLYDCRQRPRDQRWEFHSDGTVRVRGLCLDLRDGSTANGTQVILAGCSGAPSQQFHLNSVDDLYHRHARKCVDVYDGRQDNGAVTILWPCSGAAHQSWYLK; encoded by the coding sequence ATGTCGCAGGGTGATCCGGTCGACCCGTGGGCCGATGTCGATCCGGCAGTCGTCGTCACCGGCACCCCGATGGGTGAACGCAGCGGCGACGTCGGCATCGACAGTGCCGCCACCACGGGCGCCGGCGGGGTGTCGCGTTCCGGCCCGGGCGGCGACCGGCCGCCGACCCGACCTCGGCGGCCGGCGCTGCTGCTCGGGGCGCTCGGCACGGTCGCCGTGGTGCTGACGATCGCAACGGCCGTGGCCCTCGCGAACCGGGCCGACGAGATCGGGACGCCGGGGGCGGTGGCGCTGACCGGCGAGCCGGCGGCGTCGTCGGCTGAGCCGGAGGATCCGCGTACGCCCGATCCGGCGGCACCGTCGCCCAGCGCCACGCCGAGTCCCACGGCGTCGCCGGCAGGCCCGGACCGGCAGGCCGACGCTGCGGCGGCGTCGCCGACGTCCCCCGCCGCATCGGCGCAACCCCCCGCTGACGCCGGTGCGGACCCGGTGCTGCGGGCCGGGCTGCTGGCCAGTGGGGCGTCCGGTCGGTGCCTGACCGGGTCCGGTGAACTGGACACCGTGGTGCTGTACGACTGTCGGCAGCGGCCTCGCGACCAGCGCTGGGAGTTCCACTCGGACGGCACTGTCCGGGTCCGGGGCCTGTGCCTGGACCTGCGGGACGGCTCGACGGCCAACGGTACGCAGGTGATCCTGGCCGGGTGCAGTGGTGCACCGTCCCAGCAGTTTCACCTGAACTCTGTCGACGACCTCTACCACCGGCACGCCCGCAAGTGTGTCGACGTGTACGACGGGCGGCAGGACAACGGAGCCGTGACGATCCTGTGGCCCTGCAGCGGTGCCGCCCACCAGTCCTGGTATCTCAAGTAG
- a CDS encoding MerR family transcriptional regulator: MRIGDAAAAAGATPRALRFYEQRGLLPPPTRTRTGQRTYGPADVARVRIIRELLSLGLTVEDIATLSDRLHLLDGDTLPQHILPAHIRIPEAAETFGRRLEVIDRQIARLIQLRQLLSVCHAQLTDIPAGEVGGGEPDVATA; the protein is encoded by the coding sequence ATGCGGATCGGTGACGCGGCGGCAGCGGCGGGAGCGACGCCACGAGCGCTACGCTTCTACGAGCAACGCGGGCTGCTGCCACCGCCGACGCGCACCCGCACCGGGCAGCGGACGTACGGCCCCGCCGACGTCGCCCGGGTACGGATCATCCGAGAGCTGCTGTCACTCGGCCTCACCGTCGAGGACATCGCGACCCTCAGCGACCGGCTGCACCTGCTCGACGGCGACACGCTGCCGCAGCACATCCTCCCGGCACACATCCGGATCCCGGAGGCGGCCGAGACCTTCGGCCGACGGTTGGAGGTCATCGACCGGCAGATCGCACGGCTGATTCAACTCCGCCAACTGCTGTCCGTCTGTCATGCGCAGCTCACCGACATCCCGGCAGGCGAGGTCGGCGGCGGTGAGCCAGACGTGGCTACCGCCTAG
- a CDS encoding NADP-dependent oxidoreductase — MPSTPSTHREVRLAAVPDGLPRPEHFTVAQVPTPRPGPGEILVRNRAFLVFAALLRTMIGAAAAGLPGVRPGEPLPGPAIGEVVTAPDGSGFEPGDLVGHDLGWREYATVPVDGCRPLGNSLADPVAHLSQGWTAYGALTRAVDVRPGDTVLVTGAAGAVGSLAGQIARLLGAGRVIGTTGSAEKADRLTTELGYDAAVVRGAGPVAKQLTDGAPDGIDVLLDTVGGEQLQAAVAVARPHARFVLVGALSAQLAAEGLGISAPVELDLVPVVLKRIHLHGFNAADHPDMLGEWTERFGGWLREGRIQFPHVRLPGIDRAPEAFQQVTDGRHIGAVIVELQQRE, encoded by the coding sequence ATGCCCTCGACACCCTCGACTCACCGGGAGGTGCGGCTCGCCGCCGTCCCGGACGGACTGCCCCGGCCCGAGCACTTCACCGTCGCGCAGGTCCCGACACCACGCCCCGGACCGGGCGAAATCCTCGTCCGCAACCGCGCATTCCTGGTGTTCGCCGCGCTGCTGCGGACCATGATCGGCGCTGCGGCGGCGGGGCTGCCCGGGGTACGTCCCGGCGAGCCACTGCCGGGACCGGCGATCGGCGAGGTCGTCACCGCCCCTGACGGCAGCGGGTTCGAGCCAGGCGACCTCGTCGGGCACGACCTCGGCTGGCGCGAGTACGCGACGGTGCCCGTCGACGGATGCCGGCCCCTGGGGAACTCCCTCGCGGACCCCGTCGCACACCTGTCGCAGGGCTGGACGGCGTACGGCGCACTGACCCGGGCCGTCGACGTGCGCCCCGGCGACACCGTCCTGGTCACCGGCGCGGCCGGTGCTGTCGGGTCGCTCGCGGGTCAGATCGCCCGGCTCCTGGGCGCGGGCCGGGTCATCGGCACCACCGGTTCGGCGGAGAAGGCCGACCGCCTGACCACCGAACTCGGCTACGACGCCGCGGTCGTGCGCGGCGCGGGACCTGTCGCGAAGCAGCTCACCGACGGCGCGCCCGACGGCATCGACGTGCTGCTCGACACCGTCGGCGGCGAACAACTCCAGGCAGCCGTGGCCGTGGCCCGTCCACACGCCCGGTTCGTCCTCGTCGGGGCGCTCTCCGCGCAGTTGGCCGCCGAAGGTCTGGGCATCAGCGCCCCGGTGGAGCTCGACCTGGTGCCGGTCGTGCTCAAGCGGATCCACCTGCACGGCTTCAACGCCGCCGACCATCCTGACATGCTCGGCGAATGGACCGAGCGGTTCGGCGGCTGGCTGCGCGAGGGCCGCATCCAGTTCCCGCATGTGCGGCTGCCCGGAATCGACCGGGCACCGGAGGCGTTCCAGCAAGTCACTGACGGTCGGCACATCGGCGCCGTCATAGTGGAGCTGCAGCAACGGGAGTAG